The nucleotide sequence TAATGGATATGTACATGGGGTTTCATCCATCAGAATAAGAAAGTAATTGTGATACTGACAGAGTATCGGTGATATTGACAGAGGCATGATTGCTACTACCAGACAGTCTAGTTTCAGTATTTCAATAACAACTGATGTCCTgggattttctctctctctctctctcacacacacacacacacacacacacacacacacacacacacacacacacacacacacacgtgtctcaAGAGTTTCCTTAGAAACGCTTGAGACTGAGactttgcaaaaaaaacaaacaacaaaaaaaacccaaaaccatCCACTGAGCAGCAGGCTGCAGTAACTTAGATAACCACACTGTATAGatgtggtgaacagaaaagcatctcagaatgcacaacacatcaaaccttgagatggatgagctacaacaacagaagTCTACATAAAAATatcacttctgtcagccaagaacagaaagctgaggctgcagtggtcaCTCAATAAAACAGGataataaaagagagaaaaaaaatgtggcctggtctgatgagtcttgatttctgctgaggcTCACAGATGGTAGGTTCAGAATTTGGCAGCAACGGTAGTGCCCTTCCCAGTCCATGGATCTGAATATATGAGCAATTGGAATGTGGTGGAAGCGACtgggatgtggtggtggtgatgggtGATTTATCAGCAAGAAGGTGCACCAAGAAAAACTGCAAGAAGTGTGTAATACAATCATTCCAacaatctcaaaggaatgtttccagcatcttgtggaatccatgccacaaAGAACTGAGGGTGTTTTGAGAGTAAATGAAGGCTCTACCCAGTATTAATATTcctgtgttcctaataaagtgctctaTGAATGTAAATACATCCATCCTCCCTCTGAACAGGGTTGCGAGGAACCTGGATTCGTTCCCAGGTGACTTAAAGCACAAGGTGTGGGACAGACagcacagctgcacacacattcacacgctACGGATAATTTAGAGATGACAATCAGCCTTCAACACATGTCTTGGGCTgctggaggaaactggagcacctggaggaaacccctaaagcatgcaaattccacacacacagggcagaggtggaAATCGAACCTTTTATCCAGGGGGTATATTACCCTAAACCCAACACAAAACAAGTTACGAGACCACACAAAACTGTTCATTCATTACAGCAATAAAATACAGCTGAACTCCCATGCCCTAAATATCATTGTAAAAAGTCTAATAGATGGCTGAATTTAGAAAAATAAGCTGTTCTGCCTGTGAGGCTTCCCTGTcgatttgtaaaataaatcctTTTAAAAAGTCACCCACtaaaacacatctaaacactttTTTTGCCTTCCCTTCTGTGTATAAATAGAGGTGATAGTTCACAGCTGATAATTTCAGAGGCAGTACACTTAAACAGGAGTTAGCAGCAACTGCTCCTTACACTCAATACTCAATACACTCCCTTTCACTCACAGAAATCTATTTAAGACTTATTTTAGGCTAACGACAAATCTCCTAAGCAGTCTGACATAGAAAAGCCTCTTAAGTATGAGTTTATATTATGAAATGATTGCCCTCCTACTTCAGTTTTATCATGTATGGCCTAAGGTAGCAGGTCCAACCTTCCCTCTCCATTAGCTCCTCAGTGTATAATCACATATGCGGTGATTTTTATCACTGCATGTCACCCGTCTCTGTGCTATGAAGTCGCCAGTaggtgttcctactactggttgccatagtaacgtTTATTAGTGGATGGTGCAACTAGCGTTTCACTTTTGAAAagaaatcagttttcttgcctCTGAAATGAAGCAGTCTGGGAGGGGATCTAAAATTCACCAGCGTATTGTATAAGCATCATATCATACGAGATGCTGGTACAGGAGCTGCAGCTGGATGAGGTCCAATTCCAGCAGTATTTCAGGCTGGAAAGGACTGTTGCttatgaatataataataaataataaaggttGGTGTGCCAAAACATGTGACTGTTGCTCGACAACATCTGGTATGGTTACACAGGAGGAGGCAAACATGACCAGTGTCTTTTACTGCTTATTCTTGCTTGACTCACCAAAATACATTCCTCTAAATCCATTTTCTCCAATTCATGacaattctgtaaaaaaaaaaaaacaaacaatacatTTAATGTAACATTAAATTCAGCCTTTAAGATGCTCTTTATGCTGTAAATGTctctaagagtgtgtgtttgtgtgcatgtaatTAAATCCACTCACCCTCGCCAGAACAGTAAAACCAGCATCAGTCACATGAGAGCAGCGGGCAGCCTCCAGGATCCTAACcaattgtttttttgggggggggggacagaaaaaaacacacatgagaGAACGGTGGGTGAGAATGCATGCGCATTTATGTAAAGCCTTACTTTAGCCGTTGGCAGTTGAGGCCGAGCGCAGTGAGGGAGGCGTCCGTGATGTTGCTgcagccagacacacacaccatctgcagCTTGTGACAACCTCGGCACAAACTCACTAAACCCTCGTCTGTTATCTGCtaaaaaatacagacaaataaataaataaataaataaaaatacagatggGCCGATTTTAACTAGCTAATTTTCTTGCTTTAGCAAAAAACGTTGCAATAAATGTTGCactcataaataaatagaaacacaaagaaaatgatTACTGTACTCGGCACACTGTGATTTTTAGCTCACAATGCCCAGGGCAAAGTGTATGATTTCTATGAAGCTCATGCttcaaataaaacaatgaaataaacattaaaaaagggGCAGCACAGAGGAGATAATATTTCACTCCTGAGACTGGATATCTCACAGAGCTGGTAAGTTTTAATCGTAGCACATCTGGAAGGTGACGCATGCAAAATAAGAGTGCCACAGGAATGCTTAAAATGTGAACTGAACTTTATTGTCagtcataaaatattaaaaatatgataaatcCTCCACATTTGCACAGAACGTTGCTGCAGGAAAAATGTACTAAAGATTGCACTTTTAAATAGTCATAGCCACTATATTCATTATCTTCCATATGTTTATTACAACCCAAAATTGATGTAGAATATACCTTATATACTCTTGATAATTGATCATTTATTATTGTATGTTTAAAACTTAcaataaacatgaaaatatataatcagaaatGCAGTGTCCAGGAAGatgcattaaaaatgaatgaacccAGCCTTACTGTGCAGGATTGCATGTTGATTGTCATGAGCTCAGGACAGTGCTTCTGAAGGTGCTTCAGTGCAGCATCATCcaactgaaaaacacacacatctgctcacacataaacacacatactttcACCATTCTCTGGTTAAGACACTACAAGCTAAATGTGTGGGAGCAAGCAGGTGGTTTCAAAAGTATTTCCACAGTGAAGTCGAAttattaactaaaaaaaaaaagccaacaaATCTAGCTAAATTCTATTTGCATTATAccggaaaaaaatatttctttgtttctaaCACTGACTAGCTTTTCACTACATACTCCTGATTTAACAACCAACACAGTTAATCAAGCTGAATATAGTCAGGTGTCTATTATTAGGTTTACAATGAAGTAgttattacattaaaatgaatataaatgagaataaaattcattttattacacatttatacatttaaccAAGTTCGCTGATTGatctgaccaggcataacattatgaccacctgcctaatattgtgttggtccctcttttgcctccaaaacagccctgacccatcatgcactgtgtattctgacacctttctatcagaaccagcattaacttcttcagcagtttgagcaacagtagctcatcttttatatcggatcacacgggccagccttcgttccccacgtgcatcaatgatccttgaccgcccatgaccctttctccggttcactactgttccttccttggagaacttttgatagatgctgaccactgcagaccaggaataccccacaagagctgcagttttggagatgctctgatctagtcgtctagccatcacaattttttgtcaaactcgctcaaatccttactcttgcccatttttcctgcttctaacacatcaactctgaggacaaaatgttcacttgctggctaatatatcccaccatgatgaggagatcatcagtgttattcacttcacctgtcactgctcttAATGTTACACCTGATCGCTGTATGTTAAAGATAAATTCCTTTCTGTTATCTCTTCAAAAATACAACtgacatgcttttttttttagaaggtTATTGTAGCTTCCAAAGTTTTAGCCTGTAGAGAACACTGCAGAAGATGGGTTTTTGAGGCTTTGTGTATACTAGGGGTGGCAGACAAGTTAAGACTAGTCAAGGCggtggtaaaaaataaataaaataaaattaaaaaaaaaaagaaaaagagtatGAATCCAGCGCAGCAAAACAGATTATCCACACCGCACCCTGGTTCCACCTTCCAGTGCTTATAAAGCACCAACCTACGTCATACTGCCTCTGGCAGGCAAGACCACACAGTCTGACTTCTGTTAAGTGTTTAAGTCCCCCATTTATTTTACAggctttggtttttttttttcttttacaaattaGAATGATATTCTAAAATATGACATATAGAAATATGATACATAGCTAATGAAATATGATAGttagaaatataataaatagctttttcaGTCATAGTGGAAAATTTGATTAagttttgtgtatttaatacattttttttcaggaagggtgccaataattctggaaaaTATCCTATAATAATACATGTATGTAATGGGAGTATTTATTACGGGCTTTCTAAAGGAAGTGAAATGCCTCCATCCGCCATGTTCCCTACATGAGACCACTCTTGTGTGTTGAATCCCAAAGATatatttcatgtgtttgtgAAATTGACTTGAAGTGGGTGTCTTTGCGAAGTGCCTTCCTGCCACCCTTCACCTCAGCAAAGACATCTGTAGAGTTGTATACCCTGGTGATAAACTTGCTCCATACATGTTGGAAGCCAGGTgactcttgtggctgaatgtaAGTGTTATGTCACAGGTTATATCACATTTTGTCAATCTTCAGTTCACAAGTCTATTAAACCTACAGATTTATGTAGTCTGCAGTGATATCTGGACCGTACGGCAACCATCCTTTCTTCAAGCCAGCATTTTAATTGGAATAGCAAGTAAGACGAGGGTGTTTTCTTGTCTAAGCAGCTCAGTGGGTAATGGACATCATGTCTGCCCATAGACAAACTGGACACATAAACCATATACTGAACAAAAAGAAGAATTTTTTCCTTACGGGCCTACATTTCCATAAAGGTGTTGCTGTAAGTTTGGCATCATCTTCTTTATATATTGCAAAGTTAACTTATAGCTCCGGGGAATTTACTGCTCTTCATGTGGGCTGAAATGTTTCAGCAATGAGCATAAGGGGTTATTAAGGTGTTCTACACTGCTTCTGGTAAAtgttatatgtaaatatgtgcCTTATGTAACATAATTGCATATGTAACTGGTATTATGTACGCACAGtgtgctctctgtgtgtatgtgtgtgtacctgtgtgcaGCCTCTGAGGAACAGTGCTTTGAGGCTGGTGCAGCCACGACTGAGAGCCTCGATGCCATCACGTGTGATTTGATCGCACCAGGACAGGTTCAGGTTCTCCAACATGCGACAGCCCTCACTGAAATGCACAAATCAATGATTGGAGACAACAACTAAcaccaagacacacacatacacaggtttACTGTCTGTGGTGTattctgtgttactgtagctgtgtgGTGCTGTACTTAAATAAAGCACATGCTTACACTTAgctatttctttaaaaacaaatgcaaattgTACGTAAATCTTATTTGAACTGGAATATATTCTTATATTACAGTTTTAGACTAATAATGGGGACATGATGATACAGGGcaataaagcaataaacaaGAGCTCACACAAACCGATTCTTCTTAGTCAAATTAATACTAAACAGTGAGTTATTTTGATTTCAGTGAATATCTGATGTGATACTGCTTCTGATTTTCATTATTCATGAAAACCTTTGTCagtaatatataattaaaaaaaaaaaaaaaagatttattgtTTAGGTCATATGCCACTTTTAAAACAGAGCAGTAACCCGAGTCATCACATAAGTAAAATGTATAGCAAATGCATTAAAACAAACTTCAGTCAATTACAGTTAATTtcttaattattcattaatatcATGCCTTGTTGTGGCATGTCTAACATTTTCTGAAATCCAAAACAGGAGCATTGTTTAAAGGTGTCATTAGCTTTTTCCGTGTGTGTTATTATGCAAAAGTGTAGCTCAAGTAGTTCACCAAAGATCTCACACAAAagagtgtggaaaaaaaaaacacctaattGAACCCTGTGCTGCAAAAAATAACCCTGTAATCTTAGGCAATTTTAGAAActgtgaccaaaaaaaaaaaacaaacagatcaaCCAAGTAATGGTTAAAAATATAACTGATAAAACACTTCAGTTCCCATCACTGCAAAAATAAGTGTTATTCTGGGCACATATTAGTTTTAGCCAATGCTAGTAATCTTCGAGAAGCTGCTTTATATAAAAAGCCATGTTTCTGTGAAATGGTCCTCTCAGGCTAAATGTTGTATGCAATTTAAAAAgtctagtgtgttattatctaTTACCGTGTACATACAATTTTCTCAAATTGTTTGATTCCACATTTGTCAGTCTACTTTCAAAGGCTTGTTAATGGTCTGTGTTTGAGTAGTAGCTGTGTCAAGGCTGGACAGCAGTATATGCGGTGCTCCTCTCAGTAGCGCTTTTCAGTGAGACCCCTTCTCAGCGTTGCTAAGTGACGAGGTTTAACAACGGCATAAGAAAGCCATGCATCACACAGGACAACGTGCAGATCTGTGGCATCCCGTGTTAGGATGGTGTTatccactctctcacacaaaacactctcAGACTGTGGACAGTGAAGCTGCATGGTTTATTATGTCCCAGGTTGCTGTTATGCCTGCGGTACCTTCTGTTTCTTCATTTTAGTTAAGCTGTTAGAGCTAGACCTGCCGGAGCCCTCGCTCACAATATAAACACTGCCAAATAAGATCATGCTCAATAATCTGTTCTCTCCATAGTGTTGTACGTGTTCTGCTGTCTGACATGACACACCTCTACTGCTGTGGTTCCTTTTGCACCTGACTGATACATCCTGATGTTCTACTTCTGCTTGGAGCTCCTGCACTGGTGACACACTTTCTGCTGTTGTGCATGGTCCCTGAAGGGTGGATACCTCAAAAATATGAACTTCCCAAACTTTTGCTCCATTCTCATTTTGTACTGTTTTTATATTCAGTACATCGTTATAAAAGAGTAATTACTTATCATcccactatctggtgtcacccacaAGAGGAGGGATTCCCTTTTCATTCTGATAACTTTCAATGTTTCTTCCTTGAGTCATCACTGGGAGATTATCTATGCTACCATTGcccctggcttgctcattaggaatctAAATCtccatctggatttctgtaaagctactcAGTGACAATTTCTATTAGTTTAAGCACCAATAGAAGGAGATGAAAAGGTTAACCattgttcattttcttttcacaggAAACACTTGAACTTTTCTTCATACATTCAGTACAATACAAATGTTGGAAATGTTGAAATGTAGCTAAGACGCTCAGCATACTAGtatgcttttttatattttccaaGTACTGTGGATTACAAAAGCATTAGAAAGGATCCATCAGTTCAACCCGTTAAGAATGTAGGCTGCATTTCTTTGGTATATTTGAAGGCTCCTGCAAAAAAGGAGCAGCCTTTGGTGTGACAGAGACAAATATACAgcctagtgtttttttttttttaatctatttttcgAACCTCTCTCTATTTACCCATGGAGCAATCTCCAGTCTTACAAGCTTACATCATTCTAATACTGCATCATCTTAAGTCATGTGTTTTAAATGCCCCGAGGAACTGAGATAAATGTAGATAACTGTAGATTTTGTGAGCAGAAGGCATTTTGTGATCCGccacaaaaaccaaaaaaaaaaatgaacaaagctTTTTAACAACAGCCATTAGATACTTATAACTTCAATTTCAGGTTTCGTTAAACCGATCATCCTTGATACACAAGTTGATTAGTGCAAACTGGCAAAGAAAGCACTTTAGAGAGCTACATTCACTTCAGCGTACTTCCACTGTAAATTTTGCATACAGTTATATCCTTCAACATTCGCACTGAAAGTGCTCTATCGAGATGCAAAGGGGTGGAGTGGTTTGGGTGGTCATTAACCATTAGGAGAATGATTATCATCTTTAATCATGAGCTCTTAAGGTATGTGAAGGATATTCATCATagctataaatctttaaataagtCGTTCTTAACATCATTGGAAAGGCTCAAGCTTTATATGAGACTTTATTTAAGCTTTGATGCGCACCACAATACTGCTTTGGCTGCATCAAAATACCTGCCGGACATGGTCTTTGTTGAAATATGGGTTTCACTCACTACATGTTGAAACAGTGCATAACAAATACATGCTATTTCAATACAGATGCCTTGAACGTTTAACCAAACGGAATATCCCGAATGCTGAAAAATTGTGTAGTAAAAAGAGGCCTTGAATTAGCACATGCACCATCATGCCTCAGTCCTTTTGTACGGTCTCTTATGTAGGCAGTATTGTAAGCTACTTATGTTTCTGTTACAGTTTATTGGCCTTGCCTATATGTTCCTGTAGGTTTGATTTTATATTCCACCATTATCACTGTTTCAGGCCATTATAAAAAAGTTGACATAAAGCttactcacacatgcacactgccaTCTATGACTCCCACACAGGTTCCTGGTTAAATTAGTTCCTTTAACTCTTTCTTTCCGATGCCTGAACTATAAGATCATTCTGGGTAAAATTAGTATCATGTCCCTGTGGGTAGCTTACTcggaacaggtgtgtgttttaccgTCTCACATATTCCAGTCCATCAACTGTTTAAGTGAAATTAAAACATTggaaagacaaaaataataaaaaaacgttTTCTTGATACAGAAAAATATTGCAACATCTGTATGAAAGCTTGGTTTAGGTCTGGTGTGATCTGAATCCAAATGCCTTAAATTCACATACTGTAAGGCTGAACCGAATGTCTGAATCATCATAGTCAGACAGAGCGGCCCTCAAGTCTGGCCTTTAATTCACACTTACATCAGGAAGATATGCAAATCATAgtaaagaaacaggaaaagacccATCACGGCCAACAGGATACCAAATGTTGTGCATATGGGTGATAAAGCTTCAGTATAAGATATATAAATGCTAAATGCTTTAGGTGCTGAAGCTTTAGTTTGACTCTGCTGAATCCCAGGTGCTTCATTATGACCATTATTCACATAAAGTCTTTCACCTTTTTTCCCCAGCAAGTTGGCATTTTCCTCTTATTATacataataatgaaatatatgTAAAGACATACCAGTAAACAACAAGTACACAAACGAAAGCTacacaatacaaaaacagaCCACATACCAGACATCTTCATCTATGGATTAAAATTCAATCCTGGGAAAATGATTGTTCCTGTGATTGGTCCATCAATTTTTGACTAAAATTTGCAAAGATCCAGTGACATAAAATTCCTTGCATCAAAAGCTCTGGGTAAGCAACTAACACGACTAAATTGCAATAAGAGTGAACTTTTAATCCTTAAAACATTCAAAAATTTGTTTTTGGCTATAAATAAGAAAGTTTGAAGCAGTTATTAGTAGTAAAGCTAGTAGTAAACCTCTAGAAAACTGCCCCAGGTATAAACAAAGACTGAAAGAGTTAATAATTATACTATAGcctcattttttattaaaaattcacCTCAGAGTCACCTAAGGTTAAACCCAGTTTGTGAGATTTCTATTAAAATTCTGCAAAGGTTAGGAACTCGGGTAATGGAGATCTGGACTTCTATTCATTAAGAAAATCATCAAAATACTTTAAGTCATTAATTCAATCATTCTCGAAAGACATTTAAATATCTATATCCTTGCAATTCGCCCATCTTCAAAGGCTGAAAAACTCACAGGTCTTAATGAAGGAGTCATGGAGTTAAgagttaattaaataaaaatggcagTGCAGTGTACCATGAGATTAGAGCCCTGGCTGAGTTTATACATAATGTACCGTGGAAGTTCTTAGATAGAAGTAGTTTGTATCAAGAGGTTTTGGTGTTTCATTTAACAAAAGCTGGTTGTGCATTTACCACAGAGCCCTCTGTAGCACTCCGACAAACATGGCAAACTACAGAACAGGCTCCACTTATTCACATATTCAGCCCTAACTGGAGACAAGCGTTCAACTGGGATGAAAAATGTTAACAGATgcataaaagtaaacaaaaaaatcaacagcagattagaaaaaaacatacttacactgcaaaaaaaatgttagcaGTGACATTATCTGAAAAATTTCAGataatttatcttttatttccAATTACAAGGTTGAACTAAACCAAATATACAATTATGCAACATATTTCTAGACAAttttaacaataacattttttttttattctattgcctgataattttgcttctttgcggaaattaaaaacatttcaaatttcCATTGCTAGCAAACAAAGTTACAAATTATGTCTAGATACAAGCCTAATATTCTTATATTCAGTTTACTGTAATCTTACAGTAGGAAATCCTATAATATTTTGACTCTGTTCAAGATATTATCACTTGACAAAATGTTATACATGTTATTTTTTGCACTGCAGAATTATAAATCCAATGACTGGCACAgattacaaaaacattttgatTAAAGAAAACCCTAAATACATTAGCCTTGTACTTCCACTTCATCTTCTGTGCAATATGCTCATGTGGGTGTTTCCGCTGATCGTAAGTGATCACGGCACGCCGCGTAGGTAGGAGGAAGATGTGATTAAACTGTGGACGCCTGGGTTTTGTAGGTTTTACACCAGGTTTAGACTGAAGAAGCTTAGGGCGCAGCTTTTGAAAAGTGTTAGGAATGTGAATGGGAGAAACAGGAAACCAACCCAATCAGCTAGAAATAAGTCACCATGACAACCTTACTGTAAACACTGGGTTACACACTGGGTGGGTGCAGGACTGTAATAGATTGTGATTTTACACAAAGATAACTTTAGATATATTTAGATATCTCTGGTATCAAAATGGAAACTTAACTAAACACTTTCAGTAGGCTTCTGAAATAACGCTGCTGAATAGGAGAACTCTTTTAGGaacatatatttattacataatccTATATCATGGTAGCTCTACCCTTAAGCAATGTACTACAAATTATTACTAAATCTAACTGcgattacattttcatttttatatatgatGAGGAGATGGGTCTAATCTCAGGTTACGGCTATTTCAGTTTTgcgacagaaaaacacacactgccataCACAAATATACCAAGATCCCTTCAGATGACAGAACAAGAACTCCTAGCCTTTAGACAATGGCTAAATAACAAGCAGAGCTGAAATAAGCAGTAATTCATCACTAAAACAGGTTTTAGCTAATAAATCCCCCCCTTTTAAACCCATTAGAGTGTTTTTGTAGTAGATCATTAAACACCTGTCACTGACCTTAATGCCTTGAGTGCATGGTTGGTGATGGACACACAGGATGTGAGGTCGAGGTGGCGGAGTTTGGAGCAGAACTTGCTGAGGCTGACGCAGGTGGAATCTGTGATCTTAGTGCAGCCATTTAGATTCAGTTGCTCTATGTTACGGCAATTCTGTGCAAAAGTCCTGCCAAAGATAAGCATAGGTCATTCTGAATCTGAATTCTCAGAGAGAACATAACAAATGTGCACGCAAACCAAATTTAAAAAGCCTTCTTGTCTTATAAACCATCACGTTATAAACAGTTTAATGATTTATGTGCGAAGTAAAGCAAATAGTGATTGTGAGTGAAGCGTACTTCATAGAGGCATCGCCTACACTCAGACAACCTCTCAAACTCAGCTGTCTCAGAAAGCCACCACATCTCTTTGAAATGTTCTCCACCACACgaccctaaaaaaaaaagatagcgATAGAAACAAAGACAAGGAAAAAGTCAGAAGAGAGATCAGGGATGACATCAGGGTGTATGCATTCAGCAACAAAGCTTCCTGACCCAGTACTaagcctacacacacaaacacaaccaaaataaatcattgcctacacacacagacaacaaatACTTTTTCCCCCCtatgcatacacacaaatagTTACACTATGCCTCACAAATATACTCCAGCTATATTTCCCATAGTAATTTTTATCTCCTCTTTCACCTCAATATCTGTTTGGAAGTTGAAGAGATCAATCTTCTGCCAGTTGCTTCCATCTAGCGCTAGAACATTCCATGCCTGcacattttcagaaaaaaaatacagagcagatttctcaatatttcaagGACATGCCCTTCTTAACCTAAGGAGACAAACCGTAATGTGGGACCTACCTTGGATACCTGGGCACACCTACACAGCGTAACCACATCTAGGTAGGAGAAAATCCTGAGGAAACAAAAGAGCAatgataaaatgtattaaaaaggATAATAAAAACGCAATGCGTCGTACTGTGGACATGGGTGAAGGTTCAAACCTACCTGAGCAGGAGCTCTTTGGGAAGCTTCTTGTTAATTGGGGCTTCATCGCTGTTTGAGAATACCTGTGGGAAAGTAATAAGCGGGGAAATGTAACATTAATCATAAATGCAAATTTCACACACTGGCTCGGAAATTTGTCTGACCAGTCCTTAGCCAAGCTCAGCAAAACTCTTTTAGATGAGCACACACCTGGACATGGGCTTCAGTTAGACTATATTTAGttaatatacactgaccaggcataacattatgaccaccagcctaatattgcgttggtcccccttttactgccaaaacagccctggcctGTCATGtactctgacacctttctatcagaaccagcattaacttcttcagctatttgagcaacagtagctcgtctgttggatcggatcacacgggccagccttcggtccccaagtgcatcaatgagccttggccgcccatgaccctgtcgccgggtcaccacggttccttccttggaccacttttgatagatactgaccactgcagaccgggaacaccccacaagagctggagttttggagatgctctgatccagttgtctagccatcacaatttggtccttaaactctctcaaatccttactcttgcccattttacctgtttctaacacatcaactttgaggataaaatgttcacttgctgcctaatatatcccacccactaacaggtgccatga is from Hemibagrus wyckioides isolate EC202008001 linkage group LG24, SWU_Hwy_1.0, whole genome shotgun sequence and encodes:
- the fbxl2 gene encoding F-box/LRR-repeat protein 2 isoform X2 translates to MNSITKGRFEVFSNSDEAPINKKLPKELLLRIFSYLDVVTLCRCAQVSKAWNVLALDGSNWQKIDLFNFQTDIEGRVVENISKRCGGFLRQLSLRGCLSVGDASMKTFAQNCRNIEQLNLNGCTKITDSTCVSLSKFCSKLRHLDLTSCVSITNHALKALSEGCRMLENLNLSWCDQITRDGIEALSRGCTSLKALFLRGCTQLDDAALKHLQKHCPELMTINMQSCTITDEGLVSLCRGCHKLQMVCVSGCSNITDASLTALGLNCQRLKILEAARCSHVTDAGFTVLARNCHELEKMDLEECILVTDNTLVQLSIHCPRLQALSLSHCELITDDGIRHLSSSVCGQERLQVVELDNCPLITDITLEHLKSCQKLERIELYDCQQVTRAGIKRIRAHLPEIKVHAYFAPVTPPPSVHGGGQRLCRCCVIL
- the fbxl2 gene encoding F-box/LRR-repeat protein 2 isoform X1; this encodes MNSITKGRFEVFSNSDEAPINKKLPKELLLRIFSYLDVVTLCRCAQVSKAWNVLALDGSNWQKIDLFNFQTDIEGRVVENISKRCGGFLRQLSLRGCLSVGDASMKTFAQNCRNIEQLNLNGCTKITDSTCVSLSKFCSKLRHLDLTSCVSITNHALKALSEGCRMLENLNLSWCDQITRDGIEALSRGCTSLKALFLRGCTQLDDAALKHLQKHCPELMTINMQSCTQITDEGLVSLCRGCHKLQMVCVSGCSNITDASLTALGLNCQRLKILEAARCSHVTDAGFTVLARNCHELEKMDLEECILVTDNTLVQLSIHCPRLQALSLSHCELITDDGIRHLSSSVCGQERLQVVELDNCPLITDITLEHLKSCQKLERIELYDCQQVTRAGIKRIRAHLPEIKVHAYFAPVTPPPSVHGGGQRLCRCCVIL